In one window of Maribacter sp. BPC-D8 DNA:
- a CDS encoding bleomycin resistance protein: MLISINPKLPMRNRNVTIDYYVNSLGFKKVGAIDYPEYLMIEKDDIEIHFFLFEALNPKEYYGQVYIRTNDIDTLYQSLLNANITIHPNGKLTMKPWKQKEFSLLDPDNNLLTFGESFNQ, translated from the coding sequence ATGCTTATCTCTATCAATCCGAAATTACCAATGCGAAACAGAAATGTAACCATAGACTATTATGTTAATTCGCTCGGTTTTAAAAAAGTAGGCGCCATTGATTATCCTGAGTATTTAATGATAGAAAAAGATGACATCGAAATACACTTCTTTTTATTCGAAGCCCTAAATCCAAAAGAATATTATGGTCAAGTATATATACGTACCAATGATATTGACACCCTATACCAATCGTTATTAAACGCTAATATAACTATACACCCTAATGGAAAGCTAACAATGAAGCCTTGGAAACAAAAGGAATTTTCTCTTTTAGATCCCGACAATAATTTATTAACTTTTGGAGAATCGTTCAACCAATAG
- the katG gene encoding catalase/peroxidase HPI, which produces MSSTNDKGEAWDVNDPAAANCPFLNGEMHQAAGGGTTNRDWWPNMLNLNILRLHSKMADPMDDDFNYTEEFKSLDLAAIKKDLTDLMTTSQDWWPADYGHYGPFFIRMAWHSAGTYRISDGRGGASAGNQRFAPLNSWPDNANLDKARLLLWPIKQKYGKKISWADLLILTGNVAHESMGLPMFGFAGGREDIWQPEEDIYWGSETEWLGNKERYDEKGDKLENPLGAAHMGLIYVNPEGHNANPDPLEAAHYIRQTFKRMAMDDYETVALIAGGHTFGKTHGAANPDDYVSAEPAAADITEQGLGWKNSFGTGSGADTITSGIEGAWTQTPTKWSHYFFENLFGFEWELTKSPAGAWQYKPVGDAGAGEMPDAHIPGKTHQPFMLVTDMSLRIDPAYEEISRNFLENPDEFKDAYARAWYKLTHRDMGPVDRYLGPEVPKEELLWQDPVPAVDFELINDADIASLKKTILSSGLSTSELVATAWASASTYRGSDKRGGANGGRIRLAPQKGWKVNNPTQLAKVTAMLEKIQKEFNDSQSGNKKVSFADLVVLAGSAAVENAAKLAGYDTKVAFNPGRTDATQEKTDIEAFDALEPLADGFRNYTNKNISIQPEELLIDKANLLTLTAPEMTALVGGLRVLGANYDGSTNGVFTDKPGLLTNDFFINLLDMGTTWKAASDDDSVFEGSDRKTGAVKWTGTRADLIFGSNSELRALAEVYGTEDAKQKFVRDFSRTWTKVMNLDRFDI; this is translated from the coding sequence ATGAGTAGTACTAACGATAAAGGTGAAGCTTGGGATGTTAATGATCCTGCTGCAGCAAATTGTCCATTTTTAAATGGCGAAATGCATCAAGCAGCTGGTGGTGGAACAACGAATAGAGACTGGTGGCCAAATATGTTGAATCTTAATATATTAAGATTGCATTCGAAAATGGCAGACCCAATGGACGACGATTTCAATTATACCGAAGAGTTTAAATCTTTAGATTTAGCTGCTATTAAGAAAGATTTGACCGATTTAATGACTACTAGTCAAGACTGGTGGCCAGCAGATTACGGGCATTACGGACCATTTTTTATTCGTATGGCTTGGCATAGTGCAGGTACATACCGTATATCTGATGGTAGAGGTGGTGCAAGTGCTGGTAACCAACGTTTTGCTCCATTAAATAGCTGGCCAGACAATGCCAATTTAGATAAGGCAAGATTATTATTATGGCCTATTAAGCAGAAATATGGCAAGAAGATTTCTTGGGCAGATTTGCTAATTCTTACAGGTAATGTTGCTCATGAAAGTATGGGCTTACCAATGTTCGGTTTTGCAGGTGGTCGTGAAGATATATGGCAACCAGAAGAAGATATTTATTGGGGGTCTGAAACTGAGTGGTTAGGAAACAAAGAACGATATGATGAAAAAGGAGATAAATTAGAAAATCCCTTAGGTGCTGCACATATGGGATTGATTTATGTAAACCCAGAAGGACACAATGCAAATCCTGATCCTTTAGAAGCTGCTCATTATATAAGACAGACATTCAAAAGAATGGCGATGGATGATTATGAAACCGTGGCGTTAATTGCTGGTGGTCATACATTTGGTAAAACACACGGTGCTGCTAATCCTGATGATTATGTTAGTGCAGAACCTGCAGCTGCAGATATTACGGAGCAAGGGTTAGGATGGAAGAATAGTTTTGGAACTGGTTCTGGTGCTGATACTATTACGAGTGGTATAGAAGGTGCTTGGACGCAGACGCCTACAAAATGGAGTCATTATTTCTTTGAAAATTTATTCGGTTTCGAATGGGAGCTAACAAAGAGTCCGGCTGGGGCTTGGCAATATAAGCCGGTTGGTGATGCCGGTGCAGGTGAAATGCCTGATGCTCACATACCTGGTAAAACCCACCAACCTTTTATGTTGGTAACAGATATGTCTTTACGTATAGATCCAGCTTATGAAGAAATTTCTAGAAACTTTTTAGAAAATCCAGATGAGTTTAAAGATGCATATGCAAGAGCATGGTATAAATTAACGCACCGTGACATGGGGCCTGTTGATCGTTATTTAGGTCCTGAAGTCCCAAAAGAAGAATTACTTTGGCAAGATCCAGTACCAGCAGTTGATTTTGAATTAATTAATGATGCTGATATCGCAAGTTTGAAGAAAACAATTTTGTCTTCAGGTCTTTCGACTTCAGAGTTAGTTGCTACAGCTTGGGCTTCTGCATCTACTTATAGAGGGTCAGATAAGCGCGGTGGTGCCAATGGTGGTCGTATTCGTTTAGCGCCTCAAAAAGGGTGGAAAGTGAATAACCCTACGCAATTAGCTAAGGTTACTGCTATGTTAGAGAAGATTCAGAAAGAGTTTAATGATAGTCAGTCTGGTAATAAGAAAGTTTCTTTTGCCGATTTAGTTGTTCTTGCAGGTTCTGCTGCCGTTGAAAATGCTGCCAAACTAGCAGGATACGATACTAAAGTGGCATTTAACCCAGGTCGTACTGATGCGACACAAGAGAAAACAGATATTGAAGCTTTTGATGCACTTGAACCACTTGCTGACGGATTTAGAAACTATACCAATAAGAATATTTCTATTCAGCCAGAAGAATTGTTAATTGACAAAGCGAACCTATTAACCTTAACTGCACCAGAAATGACTGCATTAGTTGGTGGACTTCGTGTACTAGGTGCTAATTATGATGGCTCTACTAACGGAGTTTTTACTGACAAGCCTGGTTTACTTACCAATGATTTCTTTATTAATCTTTTAGATATGGGTACAACTTGGAAGGCAGCTTCTGATGATGACAGTGTGTTTGAAGGTAGTGATCGTAAAACAGGAGCTGTTAAATGGACAGGTACTAGAGCAGATTTAATATTTGGTTCTAATTCTGAACTACGCGCTTTAGCCGAAGTTTATGGTACAGAAGATGCGAAGCAGAAATTTGTTCGCGATTTTAGTAGAACATGGACCAAGGTGATGAATTTAGATCGTTTTGATATCTAA
- a CDS encoding glutamine--tRNA ligase/YqeY domain fusion protein produces MSETSKSLNFIEQIVEEDLVNGYTKDELRFRFPPEPNGYLHIGHASSICLNFGLGLRYNAPVNLRFDDTNPAKEEQEFVDAIKKDVEWLGFKWDTERYASDYFQQLYDWAIELVKQGKAYVDNQSSEDMATQKGTPTEPGTDSPNRNRSIEENLELFEKMKNGDFKEGTHVLRAKIDMASSNMLMRDPIMYRILHKAHHRTNTDWCIYPMYDWTHGESDYIEQVSHSFCTLEFAMHRELYNWFLDQVYDETKVRPKQREFARRNLSHTVVSKRKLAQLVEKGVVDSWDDPRMPTISGLRRRGYTPESIRNFVDTIGIAKRDNLIDVSLLEFQVRDHLNKIAPRVMGVLDPLKVVITNYPEGEEEWLDAENNPEDESAGSRKVPFSREFYIEKEDFREEANKKFFRLKLGKEVRLKNAYIIKAESCTKDTDGNIIEVQCTYDPKSKSGSGSEESLRKVKGTLHWVSIKHAVETEIRLYDRLFTDESPDTHKDKDFMEFVNADSLQVIKGYVEPHLKEAQIRDRVQFQRMGYFCVDPDTTADNLVFNRTVGLRDSWAKIQ; encoded by the coding sequence ATGAGTGAGACATCGAAGTCTTTGAATTTTATTGAACAAATTGTTGAAGAGGACTTGGTAAATGGTTATACCAAAGACGAATTACGTTTTCGTTTTCCTCCAGAGCCTAATGGTTACCTTCATATTGGGCATGCAAGCTCTATTTGCTTAAACTTTGGTTTAGGTCTTAGATATAATGCACCTGTAAACCTGAGATTTGACGATACCAACCCAGCAAAAGAGGAGCAAGAATTTGTAGATGCCATCAAAAAGGATGTAGAATGGTTAGGTTTTAAGTGGGATACCGAACGGTATGCGTCTGATTATTTCCAACAATTATATGATTGGGCTATTGAATTGGTTAAACAGGGTAAAGCTTATGTCGATAATCAATCTTCTGAAGATATGGCCACTCAAAAAGGCACACCTACAGAACCAGGCACTGATAGTCCGAATAGAAATAGATCTATAGAAGAGAATTTAGAACTCTTTGAAAAGATGAAAAACGGAGACTTTAAAGAAGGTACTCATGTATTAAGAGCCAAAATAGATATGGCTTCTTCTAATATGTTAATGAGAGACCCTATTATGTATCGTATACTGCATAAAGCACACCACAGAACAAATACCGATTGGTGTATTTACCCGATGTATGATTGGACACATGGAGAAAGCGATTATATTGAACAAGTATCTCATTCTTTCTGTACGTTAGAATTCGCAATGCATCGTGAGCTATATAACTGGTTTTTAGATCAAGTATATGATGAAACTAAAGTAAGACCTAAACAACGCGAGTTTGCTCGTAGAAATTTAAGTCACACCGTAGTCAGTAAAAGAAAACTGGCGCAATTAGTAGAAAAGGGTGTTGTTGATTCTTGGGACGATCCAAGAATGCCAACCATTTCTGGTTTAAGAAGAAGAGGGTATACTCCAGAATCTATCCGTAATTTTGTAGATACTATAGGTATAGCAAAAAGAGATAACTTAATAGATGTTTCGTTATTAGAGTTTCAAGTACGTGATCATTTAAATAAAATTGCACCAAGAGTTATGGGTGTTTTAGATCCTTTGAAAGTAGTTATTACAAATTACCCAGAAGGTGAAGAAGAGTGGTTAGATGCTGAAAACAATCCTGAAGATGAAAGTGCCGGTTCTAGAAAAGTTCCTTTTTCAAGAGAATTTTATATAGAAAAAGAAGATTTTAGAGAAGAAGCAAACAAGAAGTTTTTCAGATTAAAACTTGGAAAAGAGGTTCGTTTAAAGAATGCATACATTATAAAGGCGGAATCTTGTACAAAAGATACGGATGGGAATATAATAGAGGTACAATGTACGTATGACCCAAAAAGTAAAAGTGGTAGTGGTTCTGAAGAAAGCTTACGTAAAGTAAAAGGAACGTTGCATTGGGTTTCAATAAAACATGCTGTAGAAACCGAAATTCGTTTATACGATCGTTTGTTTACTGATGAAAGTCCGGATACACATAAAGACAAGGATTTTATGGAATTTGTAAATGCAGATTCTTTACAAGTAATTAAAGGATATGTAGAACCTCATCTTAAAGAAGCACAAATTAGAGACCGAGTTCAATTTCAACGCATGGGATATTTTTGTGTTGATCCCGATACAACGGCTGACAATTTAGTATTTAATAGAACCGTAGGTTTACGCGATTCTTGGGCTAAAATTCAATAG
- a CDS encoding SPFH domain-containing protein: protein MGSFIWIPIAFLVIFTILSGVFIVKQQTAVLIETFGKFTSVRQSGIQFKIPFVQRIAARIGLKIQQLDVIIETKTLDDVFVKLKVSVQYVVIKEKVYEAYYQLEYPHEQITSYVFDVVRAEVPKMKLDDVFVKKDDIAIAVKSELQQAMLDYGFDIIKTLVTDIDPDAQVKEAMNRINASERQKTAAQFEGDAARILIVEKAKAEAESKRLQGMGIADQRREIARGLEESVEVLNKVGINSQEASALIVVTQHYDTLQSIGEATNTNLILLPNSPQAGSDMLNNMVASFTASNMIGETMKKTNKPKLKE, encoded by the coding sequence ATGGGCTCATTTATTTGGATTCCGATTGCGTTTTTAGTGATTTTCACTATTCTATCGGGTGTATTTATTGTAAAACAACAAACTGCTGTTTTAATAGAAACTTTCGGAAAGTTCACCAGTGTTAGACAATCTGGTATTCAGTTTAAAATTCCGTTTGTTCAACGAATAGCCGCAAGAATAGGTTTGAAAATTCAGCAATTAGATGTTATTATAGAAACAAAAACGCTAGATGATGTTTTTGTGAAACTAAAAGTATCGGTACAATATGTTGTAATTAAAGAAAAGGTTTATGAAGCATATTACCAATTAGAATATCCGCATGAACAAATTACTTCTTATGTATTCGATGTAGTTAGGGCAGAAGTACCTAAAATGAAATTGGATGATGTTTTTGTTAAAAAAGATGATATTGCTATTGCAGTAAAATCAGAATTGCAACAGGCAATGTTAGATTATGGTTTCGATATTATTAAAACCTTGGTTACCGATATTGATCCAGATGCACAAGTAAAAGAAGCGATGAACCGAATTAATGCATCAGAACGTCAAAAAACTGCTGCGCAGTTTGAAGGGGATGCAGCTCGTATTTTAATAGTAGAGAAAGCAAAAGCCGAGGCAGAAAGTAAAAGATTACAAGGTATGGGTATTGCAGATCAAAGAAGGGAAATCGCTCGAGGTCTAGAAGAGTCTGTAGAGGTATTAAATAAAGTAGGTATCAATTCTCAAGAAGCTTCTGCATTAATTGTGGTAACTCAACATTATGATACGCTACAGAGTATTGGTGAGGCTACTAATACGAATTTAATATTATTACCTAATTCTCCTCAAGCAGGTAGTGATATGCTTAATAATATGGTAGCTAGTTTTACGGCAAGTAATATGATTGGCGAAACAATGAAAAAAACCAATAAGCCTAAACTTAAAGAATAA